From Woronichinia naegeliana WA131, the proteins below share one genomic window:
- a CDS encoding FHA domain-containing protein yields the protein MLYSAVVSRHHLEIRQVEAGWEVVNLGANGAYINGEAIAKITVQDGMIIRLASSVPKIQIHIEPQVAPTKQKTMKLQPPQPTTPIEASHDPTKETVVN from the coding sequence ATGCTCTACAGTGCGGTGGTTTCTCGTCACCATCTTGAAATTCGACAGGTTGAGGCAGGATGGGAAGTGGTGAACCTGGGGGCCAATGGAGCCTATATTAATGGAGAAGCGATCGCCAAAATTACGGTACAAGATGGCATGATTATCCGTCTGGCCAGTTCTGTCCCAAAAATTCAAATTCATATCGAGCCACAGGTTGCTCCCACAAAACAAAAAACGATGAAATTGCAGCCGCCTCAGCCCACAACACCCATTGAGGCTTCTCATGATCCGACCAAAGAAACGGTCGTCAATTAA
- a CDS encoding glucose-1-phosphate thymidylyltransferase codes for MLADLMKALILSGGKGTRLRPLTYTGAKQLVPVANQPILWYGIQSIVAAGITDIGIIISPETGQEVQAKTGNGDRFGAKITYILQEQAAGLAHAVKIARPFLGDSPFVMYLGDNLIQDSLEGFLETFQQHHLDALILLRKVANPSAFGVATVDEQGRVLALVEKPKVPPSNLALVGLYFFAPSIHGAIDAIQPSPRGELEITDAIQALLTDQKRVEARQLQGWWLDTGKKDDLLEANRIILDTLLEKQIQGQIDETSQITGRVAIAANTQIINSTIRGPVIIGKDCHIENTFIGPYTSIADGVKLQEADLEHCVVLQQAQILGIQQRIVDSVIGQRAKLTVAPQLPKALRFLIGDDSQIEV; via the coding sequence ATGCTCGCAGACCTTATGAAGGCACTGATCCTTTCCGGTGGTAAAGGCACTCGCTTGCGTCCTCTTACCTATACAGGGGCCAAGCAACTAGTTCCGGTGGCTAATCAGCCGATTCTTTGGTATGGAATTCAGTCCATTGTGGCGGCGGGTATTACCGATATTGGTATTATTATCAGTCCTGAGACAGGTCAAGAAGTTCAAGCTAAAACGGGAAATGGCGATCGCTTTGGGGCGAAGATTACCTATATTTTGCAGGAGCAGGCGGCGGGATTGGCTCATGCGGTGAAAATTGCCCGACCCTTTTTAGGGGATTCTCCCTTTGTCATGTATTTAGGGGATAACCTCATTCAGGACAGCTTAGAGGGCTTTTTAGAGACATTCCAGCAACATCATTTAGATGCCCTGATCCTACTGCGTAAGGTTGCCAATCCCTCGGCTTTTGGGGTGGCGACGGTGGATGAACAAGGTCGAGTATTAGCCCTCGTGGAAAAACCGAAAGTTCCTCCCTCTAATTTAGCCTTAGTCGGTCTCTACTTTTTTGCACCGTCTATTCATGGGGCGATCGATGCCATTCAACCTTCCCCTAGAGGAGAATTAGAAATCACCGATGCGATCCAGGCTCTACTGACGGATCAAAAACGGGTTGAAGCGCGACAACTTCAGGGTTGGTGGCTAGATACGGGGAAAAAAGATGATCTCTTAGAGGCCAATCGCATTATTCTCGATACTCTCTTAGAAAAGCAAATTCAGGGTCAGATCGACGAAACCAGTCAAATTACAGGACGGGTCGCGATCGCCGCCAATACCCAAATCATTAACAGTACTATTCGTGGGCCGGTGATTATCGGTAAAGATTGTCACATTGAAAATACGTTTATTGGCCCCTATACCAGTATTGCCGATGGCGTTAAACTTCAAGAAGCTGATTTAGAACATTGTGTGGTTTTACAACAGGCTCAGATCTTAGGGATTCAGCAACGGATTGTCGATAGTGTGATTGGTCAACGGGCCAAATTAACGGTTGCCCCCCAGCTTCCCAAAGCCTTACGATTTCTAATTGGTGATGACTCCCAAATTGAGGTTTGA
- a CDS encoding ATP-binding cassette domain-containing protein, with the protein MLRLEHISKIYPTGEVLKDVTWEVKVGDRIGLVGVNGAGKSTQLKIIMGDVEPTAGEIIRPASLHIGYLTQEFEVDPTRTVREEFWTVFGEANQTHHDLLIVQQQMETADPEALDRLINQLDKLQRRFEALDGYGLDARVEKILPELGFDSDDGDRLVSAFSGGWQMRMSLGKILLQSPDVLLLDEPTNHLDLETIEWLEKYLKGLTTPMVIVSHDREFLDRLCTQIVETERGVSSTYLGNYSAYLQQKEEAQLAQLSAYERQQKELEKQQVFVDRFRASATRSTQAKSREKQLEKIERIEAPIGSVRTLHFRFPPAPRSGREVVIIENLVHTYDDKILFLDANLTVERGDRIAFLGPNGAGKSTLLRLMMGLEKPTEGTIELGKHGVIPGYFEQNQAEALDLKKSVLDTIHDEVPDWKNEEVRTLLGRFLFSGETVYKNVEALSGGEKARLALAKMLLQPVNLLILDEPTNHLDIPAKEMMEEALQHYDGTVLIVSHDRYFISQVATKIVEIRDGQLLVYAGDYHYYLDKLEEEKFKAKQEKLAAEKAAKASEKREKEKMKKTAKKS; encoded by the coding sequence ATGCTACGACTTGAACATATTAGTAAAATTTATCCGACAGGGGAGGTTTTGAAGGATGTTACCTGGGAAGTCAAAGTCGGCGATCGCATTGGTTTGGTGGGGGTAAACGGAGCGGGTAAATCGACGCAACTAAAAATCATTATGGGGGATGTGGAACCCACCGCCGGGGAAATTATTCGGCCAGCCAGTTTGCATATTGGCTATTTAACTCAGGAATTTGAGGTCGATCCGACTCGTACCGTGCGGGAAGAATTTTGGACAGTATTTGGGGAAGCAAATCAAACTCACCATGATCTATTAATTGTCCAGCAGCAAATGGAGACCGCCGATCCAGAAGCCTTAGATCGTTTGATTAACCAACTCGATAAGTTACAACGCCGATTTGAAGCTCTAGATGGCTACGGTTTAGATGCCCGTGTGGAGAAAATTTTGCCTGAATTGGGTTTTGATAGTGATGACGGCGATCGCCTGGTGAGTGCCTTTAGTGGCGGTTGGCAGATGCGCATGAGTTTAGGAAAGATTTTATTACAAAGTCCCGATGTCTTGCTCTTAGATGAACCGACTAACCATTTAGATCTGGAAACCATTGAATGGCTGGAAAAATATCTCAAAGGCTTAACCACACCGATGGTAATTGTGTCCCATGACCGCGAATTTTTAGATCGGCTCTGTACCCAAATTGTGGAAACGGAACGGGGGGTTTCAAGTACCTATCTTGGCAATTATTCTGCCTATTTACAGCAAAAAGAAGAGGCTCAATTAGCGCAACTGAGTGCCTACGAACGTCAACAAAAGGAATTGGAAAAACAACAGGTCTTTGTTGATCGCTTCCGTGCCAGTGCAACCCGCAGTACCCAGGCAAAAAGTCGGGAAAAACAACTGGAAAAAATTGAACGCATTGAAGCTCCCATCGGTAGTGTTCGTACTCTTCATTTTCGTTTTCCGCCCGCTCCCCGCAGTGGTCGAGAAGTGGTCATCATTGAAAATCTTGTCCATACCTACGATGATAAAATTCTTTTTCTCGATGCTAATCTCACCGTTGAACGCGGCGATCGCATTGCCTTTTTAGGCCCCAATGGAGCCGGAAAATCCACACTGTTACGATTGATGATGGGCTTGGAAAAACCCACAGAAGGCACAATTGAACTCGGAAAACATGGCGTTATCCCTGGCTATTTTGAACAAAATCAAGCCGAAGCTTTAGACCTTAAGAAAAGTGTTCTTGATACCATTCACGACGAAGTTCCCGATTGGAAAAATGAGGAAGTACGTACCTTGCTGGGTCGTTTTCTCTTTAGTGGAGAAACGGTCTATAAAAATGTGGAAGCCTTGAGTGGTGGCGAGAAAGCCCGCCTTGCTTTAGCGAAAATGCTATTACAACCAGTTAATCTCTTAATCCTAGATGAACCGACCAATCATTTAGATATTCCCGCCAAGGAAATGATGGAAGAGGCTCTACAACATTACGATGGCACAGTTTTAATTGTTTCCCATGATCGTTATTTCATTTCCCAGGTCGCTACTAAAATTGTAGAAATTCGGGATGGTCAACTACTGGTTTATGCGGGAGATTATCACTATTATCTCGATAAACTGGAAGAGGAAAAATTCAAAGCAAAACAAGAAAAGTTAGCAGCCGAAAAGGCTGCAAAAGCTTCTGAAAAACGAGAAAAGGAGAAAATGAAAAAGACTGCAAAAAAAAGTTGA
- the alr gene encoding alanine racemase, with translation MIRQRAWVEIDQQALIHNVQQFKAFLKPGTELMAVVKADAYGHGAIRIAQTVLQAGASWLAIATLGEGIELREAGITAPILILGAVNTPEEISAIAHWQLEPTLCHGEQAQLFSDTLKQLGRSLPVHLKLDTGMSRLGTSWRQAFRFGKLVKDLPYLRLASVYSHLATADDPNPQQMQMQQQRFETAIASLRQAGVQANRFHLANSAATLNGQTWHYDLVRVGLGLYGLYPAPHLHSQISLKPVLGVKAKVTQVKTIESGTGVSYGHHFVSDRPMQIAVVGIGYADGVPRNLSNRLQVLIRGQRVNQIGAITMDQIMLDVSQIPDLRAGEVVTLIGQDGLENIAADDWAEALGTISWEILCGFKHRLPRITI, from the coding sequence TTGATTCGCCAACGGGCTTGGGTAGAAATTGATCAGCAGGCTCTTATTCATAATGTGCAACAATTCAAAGCCTTTTTGAAGCCAGGGACAGAATTGATGGCTGTGGTCAAGGCAGATGCCTATGGTCATGGAGCGATCCGCATTGCTCAAACCGTTTTACAAGCAGGGGCTAGTTGGTTGGCGATCGCCACCTTGGGGGAAGGTATTGAGTTACGGGAAGCGGGCATTACGGCTCCCATTCTGATTTTAGGGGCAGTGAATACACCGGAAGAAATTAGTGCGATCGCCCATTGGCAATTAGAACCTACCCTTTGTCATGGGGAACAGGCCCAATTATTTTCCGATACGCTTAAACAGTTGGGGCGTAGTCTGCCGGTACATCTCAAGCTAGATACAGGAATGTCTCGTTTAGGAACGTCTTGGCGACAGGCTTTTCGTTTTGGCAAGTTAGTGAAGGATTTACCCTATTTACGTTTGGCGAGTGTTTATTCCCATTTGGCTACGGCGGATGATCCCAATCCCCAGCAAATGCAAATGCAACAACAACGTTTTGAAACAGCGATCGCCTCTTTACGTCAAGCGGGTGTTCAAGCGAATCGTTTTCATCTCGCTAATTCGGCAGCCACTTTAAACGGTCAGACCTGGCATTATGATTTAGTACGGGTCGGTTTGGGATTATATGGACTTTATCCGGCTCCCCATCTACACTCTCAGATTAGCCTTAAGCCGGTTTTAGGGGTCAAGGCAAAAGTTACCCAAGTTAAAACCATTGAGTCTGGTACGGGGGTTAGTTATGGTCATCATTTTGTCAGCGATCGCCCGATGCAAATTGCAGTTGTAGGGATTGGCTATGCGGATGGTGTGCCTCGTAATTTGTCCAATCGTTTACAAGTGTTAATTCGTGGCCAGCGTGTCAACCAGATTGGGGCAATCACGATGGACCAAATCATGTTAGATGTTTCCCAGATTCCTGATCTAAGAGCGGGAGAAGTGGTGACATTAATTGGCCAAGATGGTCTGGAGAATATTGCTGCGGATGATTGGGCTGAAGCCTTAGGCACGATTTCCTGGGAAATTCTTTGTGGCTTTAAGCACCGCTTGCCTCGGATTACGATTTAA
- a CDS encoding phosphoribosylanthranilate isomerase yields the protein MDRQLERVKICGIRQPEQGKAIAALGIKTLGFICVPSSPRYVTPDQISQVLAILPPGIESIGVFANSSLAMIEQVVRDTGLIGIQLHGLEPPEFCQAVKRAMPQQEIIKALRIENAAALVQAENYFTVVDTLLLDAYHPQQLGGTGQTLPWDSLSHFRAPIPWLLAGGLTPENVLIALSYLNPDGIDLSSGVERSPADKDLEKVKLLLEKLQGIWP from the coding sequence ATGGATCGCCAGCTAGAAAGGGTAAAAATCTGTGGTATTCGTCAGCCAGAGCAGGGAAAAGCGATCGCCGCTTTAGGAATTAAGACCCTGGGTTTTATCTGTGTCCCCAGTTCTCCCCGCTATGTTACGCCAGATCAGATCAGTCAAGTTTTAGCGATTTTACCCCCAGGCATCGAAAGTATTGGAGTATTTGCCAATAGCAGTTTGGCAATGATTGAGCAAGTGGTGAGAGACACCGGTTTAATAGGGATTCAACTGCATGGGCTGGAACCTCCTGAGTTTTGCCAAGCCGTTAAAAGGGCCATGCCCCAACAGGAAATCATCAAAGCCTTACGAATTGAAAATGCAGCCGCATTAGTTCAAGCAGAGAATTATTTTACCGTAGTAGATACCTTGTTACTGGATGCTTACCATCCCCAACAATTGGGCGGTACTGGTCAAACCTTGCCCTGGGATAGCTTAAGCCACTTTCGCGCCCCTATTCCCTGGCTATTGGCGGGGGGGTTAACCCCAGAGAATGTTTTAATAGCCTTAAGTTATCTAAACCCTGATGGGATTGATCTTTCCAGTGGAGTAGAGCGATCGCCGGCCGATAAGGATCTAGAAAAAGTCAAACTACTTTTGGAAAAACTTCAGGGAATTTGGCCTTAG
- a CDS encoding glutathione peroxidase — MTAQMTQTVYDFSTNSIEGKTISLSEFKDKVLLIVNTASQCGFTPQYQGLQSLYEQYKNQGFVILGFPCNQFGQQEPGDATTIQSFCETRFGVAFPLFEKVEVNGANAHPLFQFLTKAAPGLLGTEAIKWNFTKFLVDRSGKVIKRYSSMTKPEDLAKDIKALL; from the coding sequence ATGACCGCACAAATGACTCAAACTGTTTATGACTTCTCTACCAATAGTATTGAAGGTAAGACCATCTCACTGAGCGAATTTAAAGATAAGGTGCTACTAATCGTTAATACTGCCAGTCAATGTGGTTTTACGCCCCAATATCAAGGCTTACAATCCCTCTATGAACAGTATAAAAATCAGGGATTCGTCATTTTGGGCTTTCCCTGCAATCAATTTGGTCAACAGGAACCGGGCGACGCGACTACAATCCAATCTTTTTGTGAAACTCGCTTTGGTGTGGCCTTTCCCCTGTTTGAAAAAGTTGAAGTTAATGGAGCTAATGCCCATCCTCTGTTTCAGTTCCTAACTAAAGCGGCTCCTGGTCTATTGGGAACGGAAGCAATTAAGTGGAATTTCACCAAATTTTTAGTGGATCGCTCCGGTAAAGTAATTAAACGTTACTCATCTATGACTAAACCAGAGGATCTAGCTAAAGACATTAAAGCCTTGCTCTAA
- the rfbB gene encoding dTDP-glucose 4,6-dehydratase, giving the protein MTEQESLGQLRHILITGGAGFIGSNFVYHWCRNYPQDRVIVLDALTYAGNRQTLAPLESLENFRFVQGNIGDRSLIDQLLQTENIDFVAHFAAESHVDRSILGPDAFVQTNVVGTFTLLESFRQHWLTAGQPDHFRFLHVSTDEVYGSLGPEDPAFTETTPYAPNSPYSASKAGSDHLARAYFHTYGMPTLITNCSNNYGPYHFPEKLIPLMCINLLLGKPLPVYGDGQNVRDWLYVEDHCQALDLVLQKGKPGETYNIGGNNEVKNLDLVHLLCDLMDELAPTLPVKPSQQLITFVKDRLGHDRRYAIDATKIRTELGWVPQQTVEQGLRKTIQWYLSYQDWWQPLLSEEHKHYYQSVYGH; this is encoded by the coding sequence ATGACAGAACAAGAAAGTTTAGGGCAATTACGGCATATTTTAATCACGGGAGGAGCGGGTTTTATTGGCTCCAATTTTGTCTACCATTGGTGTCGCAATTATCCCCAGGATCGCGTCATTGTTTTAGATGCTCTGACCTATGCGGGTAATCGACAAACTTTAGCTCCTTTAGAATCCTTAGAAAATTTTCGTTTTGTTCAAGGCAATATCGGCGATCGCTCCTTAATTGATCAATTATTACAAACTGAAAACATTGATTTTGTTGCCCATTTTGCCGCCGAATCCCACGTAGATCGCTCCATTCTTGGCCCTGATGCTTTTGTACAAACCAACGTAGTGGGAACTTTTACCTTATTGGAAAGTTTTCGACAGCATTGGTTAACCGCAGGACAACCGGATCATTTTCGTTTTCTGCACGTTTCTACCGATGAAGTTTATGGCAGCTTAGGCCCGGAAGATCCCGCCTTTACCGAAACCACACCCTATGCTCCCAACAGTCCCTATTCAGCCTCAAAGGCAGGCAGTGATCACTTAGCCAGAGCCTATTTTCACACCTATGGAATGCCAACCCTAATTACTAATTGTTCCAATAATTATGGCCCCTATCATTTTCCTGAAAAACTGATTCCCTTGATGTGTATTAATCTGCTTTTAGGCAAGCCGTTACCCGTTTATGGGGATGGACAAAATGTGCGGGATTGGCTCTATGTAGAGGATCATTGTCAGGCTCTAGATTTGGTTTTGCAGAAGGGTAAACCAGGCGAAACCTATAATATTGGCGGCAATAATGAAGTTAAAAATTTAGACTTAGTTCATTTACTTTGTGACTTAATGGATGAGTTGGCTCCCACCTTACCCGTTAAACCTAGCCAACAATTAATTACTTTTGTCAAAGATCGCCTGGGCCATGACCGTCGTTATGCGATCGATGCCACTAAAATTCGCACGGAATTGGGTTGGGTTCCCCAGCAAACTGTTGAACAGGGTTTACGCAAAACAATTCAGTGGTATTTAAGTTATCAGGACTGGTGGCAGCCGTTATTATCTGAAGAACATAAGCATTATTATCAATCGGTTTACGGACATTAA
- a CDS encoding IS4 family transposase has translation MARQHPRRKGNPDLRRKTNQPGVEIPEITKELFELLEPTMFTPLKYLQGTHEKMMRDRVLNLPVMVALVLSIVYRQIAGISEAVRLLEEEGLLWVASLKVSKQAVSKRMMNVPAEIFAILLKGVLEKAAEKGKKLQVGEKWEKIREKFSAVWIADGSTLEQIRKNMKISKEEKSKLGGKIMMVVEAFTQRPVTLWYTENDKSNDKIWCEELAAKLPENGLILVDMGFFSFVWFDLLTEAKKFFLTRFRAGTSYKTKQVLSQGSHYRDEIIIMGNYRSNPCKHPVRLVSVLWGTIWYQYLTNVLSPEQLSAEEVCDLYRRRWTIEEAFLLTKRLLGLAYLWVGNKNGVQIQIICTLIFYTVLNQLVGEVAIALNQPKEKISVEMVFRSLYYVAKAIARGEKPDTVTYLAERAKLFGLVKAERKRHREKAALNQQIWEPIPLS, from the coding sequence ATGGCAAGACAACATCCTCGGAGAAAAGGAAACCCAGACTTACGTCGTAAGACAAATCAGCCAGGGGTAGAAATCCCTGAAATAACAAAAGAGTTGTTTGAATTACTAGAACCCACAATGTTTACACCATTAAAATATTTACAGGGAACTCATGAGAAAATGATGAGAGATAGGGTATTAAATTTACCAGTAATGGTGGCATTAGTGTTAAGTATAGTGTATCGTCAAATAGCGGGTATAAGTGAAGCGGTAAGACTGTTAGAGGAAGAGGGATTGCTATGGGTAGCATCATTAAAAGTAAGCAAACAGGCAGTATCAAAAAGAATGATGAATGTGCCAGCCGAAATATTTGCAATATTACTAAAAGGAGTGTTAGAAAAAGCAGCCGAAAAAGGGAAGAAGCTCCAAGTAGGAGAAAAATGGGAAAAAATAAGAGAAAAGTTTAGTGCAGTGTGGATAGCAGATGGCTCAACGCTAGAGCAGATAAGGAAAAATATGAAAATAAGTAAAGAAGAAAAGAGTAAATTGGGGGGTAAAATAATGATGGTAGTGGAAGCCTTTACCCAAAGACCCGTTACTTTATGGTACACAGAAAATGATAAATCAAATGATAAAATATGGTGTGAAGAATTGGCAGCTAAATTACCAGAAAATGGTTTAATTCTTGTAGATATGGGATTTTTTAGCTTTGTGTGGTTTGATTTGTTAACAGAAGCTAAAAAGTTTTTTCTAACCAGATTTAGAGCGGGTACATCTTACAAAACCAAACAAGTATTGTCTCAAGGTAGTCATTACAGAGATGAGATTATCATTATGGGAAATTACCGTTCTAATCCTTGCAAGCATCCGGTGAGATTAGTCTCAGTATTATGGGGAACAATCTGGTATCAGTATTTAACAAATGTGTTGTCTCCCGAACAACTGTCCGCCGAAGAGGTCTGTGATTTATATCGAAGACGATGGACAATCGAAGAAGCCTTTTTATTAACGAAAAGACTTTTAGGACTAGCCTATTTATGGGTAGGGAATAAGAATGGTGTCCAAATCCAGATTATTTGCACTTTGATTTTCTATACGGTCTTAAATCAATTGGTAGGGGAAGTGGCGATTGCTCTAAATCAACCGAAAGAAAAAATCTCAGTAGAGATGGTGTTTCGGAGTCTATACTATGTAGCGAAGGCTATTGCTAGAGGAGAAAAGCCTGATACAGTAACCTATCTGGCTGAACGTGCTAAGTTATTTGGTTTGGTCAAAGCTGAGAGAAAGCGACATCGAGAAAAGGCCGCTCTCAATCAACAAATTTGGGAACCCATTCCTTTAAGTTGA
- a CDS encoding Crp/Fnr family transcriptional regulator, translated as MPSVPSPMLTYSPSDSLLAQDGLENRRLHFYDRGDSIPLSAEGLWQVYRGIVQMSQLSINGDEILLGWSHPSTFFGLWLSLSQLETYQAKALSDVYLRWYPIAEIEATPKLSQWVLTQVVRRLHQTETLLAIAGLKRVDERLEELLKLLSQEMGQPIAEGIRISVRLTHQMLANAIGTTRVTITRLLGDLQIKGRISFDGDRHLVIHPKL; from the coding sequence TTGCCCAGTGTCCCTTCCCCTATGCTGACCTATTCTCCCTCTGATTCTCTCCTGGCCCAGGATGGTTTAGAAAACCGTCGGCTCCATTTTTATGACAGAGGTGACAGCATTCCCTTAAGCGCAGAAGGGCTATGGCAGGTGTATCGTGGCATTGTGCAAATGAGTCAGTTGTCAATCAATGGGGATGAAATTTTGTTGGGGTGGTCACATCCGTCAACCTTTTTTGGATTATGGTTAAGTCTTTCCCAGTTGGAAACCTATCAGGCGAAGGCTCTATCAGACGTTTATTTGCGTTGGTATCCTATTGCCGAGATTGAAGCGACCCCCAAACTCTCTCAATGGGTATTAACTCAAGTGGTGCGTCGTCTGCATCAAACCGAAACCCTCTTGGCGATCGCCGGCTTAAAACGGGTGGATGAACGTCTAGAGGAATTACTGAAACTCCTTTCCCAGGAAATGGGCCAACCGATCGCAGAGGGAATCCGTATATCAGTACGACTCACCCATCAGATGTTGGCAAATGCCATTGGAACAACAAGAGTAACCATTACTCGCCTCCTGGGAGATCTGCAAATTAAAGGTCGTATTAGTTTTGACGGCGATCGTCATTTAGTTATTCACCCAAAGCTGTAG
- a CDS encoding N-acetylmuramoyl-L-alanine amidase, protein MFKGFALIPLSLVLLSTQAGVVMAQPEKALFLAYPPDQHQTTANQIFLIGSAQPDAPVLINQQPIEQSPSGYFAAIIPLQLGTNQITLRYKNQEIKRTIIRNSNTPTLPNVLGFAPNSLVPNRNISRLPQEPICFSAVAPNPATVTVQLGGQTINLQPQDKTVQLPPNNAVLNGNNQPIIAPVTQYQGCARFSQLGNLGKPTFQLQVNEQMTTATSDGTVTILDPNQLAAIAVTADPGVARTGPTTDHSRLTPLPQGTQASVNGTEGEWLRLDYGAWINSAETKVLAGQAPPQSLIRSINYRPLPTATEIIFPLQVPVPITVKQEDDQLSLILYNTTAQTDTIRLDNDPIIERLDWQQIQPNQIKYTFHFKSKQQWGYDLRYEGTSLILSLRYPPTLSQDPQSLQGVSILLDPGHGGQEPGAIGPNGYPEKAINLLIAQKLAPLLRQRGATVYLTRETDQDVSLQERVRQINTLKPAIAVSIHYNSLPDGGNPIKTKGLSAFWYQPQAENLATFLQTYLVKKLNRPSYGIYWNNLALARPHTTPSVLLELGFMINPQEFEWVTNSQEQDKLVRALADGITAWFHQPS, encoded by the coding sequence ATGTTTAAAGGGTTTGCACTTATTCCCCTCAGTCTGGTTTTACTTAGTACCCAGGCAGGTGTCGTGATGGCCCAACCGGAAAAAGCTCTTTTTTTAGCCTATCCCCCCGATCAACATCAAACCACTGCCAACCAAATTTTTCTGATCGGTTCTGCCCAACCCGATGCCCCCGTCTTGATTAATCAGCAACCCATTGAGCAAAGTCCCTCTGGTTATTTCGCTGCGATTATACCGCTACAGTTAGGGACAAATCAAATTACGCTGCGCTACAAAAATCAAGAGATAAAACGCACGATTATTCGTAATAGCAATACTCCCACGCTGCCGAATGTTCTGGGCTTTGCTCCCAATTCCCTTGTACCCAATCGCAATATTAGTCGCCTTCCCCAGGAACCCATTTGTTTTAGTGCAGTGGCCCCTAACCCCGCGACAGTAACGGTACAATTAGGCGGGCAAACCATTAATCTCCAGCCCCAGGATAAAACGGTTCAATTACCTCCCAACAATGCAGTTTTAAATGGCAATAATCAGCCTATTATTGCACCTGTCACCCAATATCAAGGTTGCGCCAGATTTTCGCAATTGGGGAATTTGGGCAAGCCCACTTTTCAACTGCAAGTCAATGAGCAGATGACTACGGCCACAAGTGACGGTACGGTGACGATTCTTGACCCGAATCAATTGGCGGCGATCGCGGTGACGGCAGATCCAGGGGTTGCTCGAACCGGCCCCACGACCGATCATTCTCGTTTAACCCCTTTGCCCCAGGGAACCCAAGCCAGTGTGAATGGAACCGAGGGAGAATGGTTGCGATTAGATTATGGAGCCTGGATTAACAGTGCAGAAACTAAAGTCTTAGCGGGCCAAGCCCCCCCTCAAAGTCTGATTCGCAGCATTAATTATCGTCCTTTGCCCACTGCAACTGAAATTATTTTTCCTCTTCAAGTTCCTGTTCCCATTACCGTTAAACAGGAAGATGATCAATTAAGTTTAATCCTTTATAATACAACTGCCCAAACCGACACGATTCGCCTGGATAATGATCCCATTATTGAGCGTTTAGACTGGCAACAAATTCAACCGAATCAAATTAAATATACCTTTCATTTTAAATCGAAACAACAATGGGGCTATGATTTGCGCTATGAGGGAACGAGTTTAATTCTTTCTCTGCGTTACCCACCAACTTTGAGTCAAGATCCCCAATCTCTTCAGGGTGTTAGCATTTTGTTAGATCCAGGTCATGGCGGTCAAGAACCGGGCGCGATCGGCCCGAATGGTTATCCAGAGAAGGCAATTAATCTTTTGATTGCTCAAAAATTAGCTCCTTTATTGCGGCAACGGGGAGCAACGGTCTATCTTACGCGGGAAACGGATCAGGATGTGTCTTTGCAGGAACGGGTGAGACAAATTAATACCCTCAAACCGGCGATCGCGGTTTCTATTCACTATAATTCATTGCCCGATGGCGGTAATCCAATTAAAACAAAGGGATTGAGTGCGTTTTGGTATCAACCCCAAGCCGAAAATTTAGCAACTTTTTTACAAACCTATTTAGTCAAAAAACTGAATCGTCCTTCCTACGGTATCTATTGGAATAATTTGGCTTTGGCTCGTCCCCATACCACCCCTTCTGTATTATTAGAATTAGGTTTTATGATTAATCCCCAGGAGTTTGAATGGGTGACAAATTCCCAGGAGCAAGATAAATTGGTTAGGGCTTTAGCTGATGGTATTACTGCCTGGTTTCATCAGCCGTCCTAA
- the psaK gene encoding photosystem I reaction center subunit PsaK, which yields MNNLFLILAQTTPTTTSWNLSVGIIMSLCNVFAFIIGYFAIQKTGQGQGLPLPQLASKKTFGLPELLATMSFGHILGAGIVLGLSSGGIL from the coding sequence ATGAATAACCTGTTTTTAATCTTAGCCCAAACCACTCCAACCACGACCAGTTGGAATCTATCGGTTGGCATTATCATGTCATTGTGCAATGTTTTTGCCTTTATCATTGGCTATTTTGCCATTCAAAAGACTGGCCAAGGCCAAGGACTCCCCCTACCCCAATTGGCCTCGAAAAAGACCTTTGGTTTGCCTGAACTACTCGCAACCATGAGTTTTGGCCATATTCTGGGGGCAGGAATAGTACTAGGATTGTCCAGTGGCGGTATTCTCTAA